Proteins encoded in a region of the Massilia sp. UMI-21 genome:
- a CDS encoding AMP-binding protein, whose translation MTPTQRFIQARDFLLQHRLDYATAYRDYRAPQLDAFNWGLDYFDQMAKNNHAPALWVVEEDGSEQKISFADMASRSCQVAEYLRLCGVKRGDRVLLMLPNRVELWEIMLAGIKLGAVLVPTTMLVSGADLQDRLERGRVRHVIAQASEAHKFDGMAGSFTRIAVGGNEAKKPDGWHDFEACRDVVSVFDPEGETRATDPLLLYFTSGTTAKPKLVLHSHQSYPVGHLSTMYWIGLQPGDVHWNISSPGWAKHAWSCFFAPWNAGATIFVYNYERFSARAALDTVQRCGVTSLCAPPTVWRMMIKEDLSAWKPPLRELVGAGEPLNPEVIEQVERAWGIRIRDGFGQSESTCQIGNPPGQPIKPGSMGRPLPGYRVTLLDIDDRPAPEGEIALALDPAPQGLMMCYEGDDEKTAAVMRAGHYHTGDTATVDQEGYYFYVGRNDDVFKSSDYRISPFELESVLIEHEDVLEAAIVPSPDPLRLSVPKAFVTLRQGVAPSREVAAALFAFARARLAPYKRIRRIEFRELPKTISGKIRRVELRREEAGRADDAAGQGAEYREEDFAG comes from the coding sequence ATGACGCCAACCCAGCGCTTCATCCAGGCGCGCGACTTTCTGCTCCAGCACCGGCTCGACTATGCCACCGCCTACCGCGACTACCGGGCGCCCCAGCTCGACGCGTTCAACTGGGGGCTGGATTATTTTGACCAGATGGCAAAAAATAATCACGCGCCGGCGCTCTGGGTGGTGGAAGAGGACGGCTCGGAGCAAAAGATCAGCTTCGCCGACATGGCCTCGCGCTCCTGCCAGGTGGCCGAGTACCTGCGCCTGTGCGGCGTCAAGCGCGGCGACCGGGTCTTGCTGATGCTGCCGAACCGGGTCGAGCTGTGGGAAATCATGCTGGCCGGGATCAAGCTCGGCGCCGTGCTGGTGCCGACCACCATGCTGGTCTCCGGCGCCGACCTGCAGGACCGGCTCGAACGCGGGCGCGTCAGGCACGTGATCGCCCAGGCCTCCGAAGCGCACAAGTTCGACGGCATGGCGGGCAGTTTCACCCGCATCGCCGTCGGCGGCAACGAGGCAAAAAAACCGGACGGCTGGCACGACTTCGAGGCTTGTCGCGACGTGGTGTCGGTGTTCGATCCCGAGGGCGAGACCCGCGCCACCGATCCCTTGCTGCTGTACTTCACCTCGGGCACCACGGCCAAGCCCAAGCTGGTGTTGCATAGCCACCAGAGCTATCCGGTGGGCCACCTGTCGACCATGTACTGGATCGGCCTGCAGCCTGGCGACGTCCACTGGAACATCTCGTCGCCGGGCTGGGCCAAGCACGCGTGGAGCTGCTTCTTCGCGCCCTGGAATGCCGGCGCCACCATCTTCGTCTACAACTACGAGCGCTTCTCGGCCAGGGCGGCGCTCGACACGGTCCAGCGCTGCGGCGTCACCTCGCTGTGCGCGCCGCCGACGGTCTGGCGCATGATGATCAAGGAAGACCTGAGCGCCTGGAAGCCACCGCTGCGCGAACTGGTCGGCGCCGGCGAACCGCTCAATCCGGAAGTGATCGAGCAGGTGGAAAGGGCCTGGGGCATCCGCATCCGCGACGGCTTCGGCCAGTCGGAAAGCACCTGCCAGATCGGCAACCCGCCGGGCCAGCCGATCAAGCCCGGCTCGATGGGCCGGCCGCTGCCGGGCTATCGGGTGACATTGCTCGACATCGACGACCGGCCCGCGCCGGAAGGCGAGATCGCGCTCGCGCTCGACCCGGCGCCGCAGGGGCTCATGATGTGCTACGAGGGCGACGACGAGAAGACCGCCGCCGTCATGCGCGCCGGCCACTACCACACCGGCGACACCGCCACCGTCGACCAGGAAGGCTATTACTTCTACGTCGGCCGCAACGACGACGTGTTCAAGTCCTCGGACTACCGCATCAGCCCCTTCGAGCTGGAGAGCGTGTTGATCGAGCACGAGGACGTACTGGAGGCGGCGATCGTGCCGAGCCCGGACCCGCTGCGCCTGTCGGTGCCGAAGGCCTTCGTCACCCTGCGCCAGGGCGTGGCCCCGAGCCGCGAGGTGGCGGCCGCGCTGTTCGCCTTCGCGCGCGCGCGGCTGGCGCCGTACAAGCGCATCCGCCGCATCGAGTTTCGCGAGCTGCCCAAGACCATCTCGGGCAAGATCCGGCGCGTCGAACTGCGCAGGGAAGAAGCCGGCCGCGCCGACGACGCCGCAGGGCAGGGCGCCGAGTACCGCGAAGAAGACTTTGCCGGCTGA
- a CDS encoding formate dehydrogenase subunit alpha: MSLVKSVRDSGLKRRRFLVGAGVAAGAGALARQLPLNVIEPARAEQEVPGAPVPTEIKRTICSHCSVGCSVDAVVANGVWVRQEAAFDSPINMGAHCAKGASVREHAFGEHRLRYPMKLVNGKYQRISWDQAINEIGDKLIELRQNAGPDALMLIGSSKHNNEQSYLLRKWAAFWGSNNCDHQARICHSTTVAGVAQTFGYGAMTNSFNDLHHSKAVLFIGSNPAEAHPISMLHFLHAKELGAKMIVIDPRFTRTARFAHHYVRVRPGTDIPLVWGILWHIFQNGWEDKEFIANRTYGMEDVRKEVAKWTPDKVSDVTGVPEATVRIAAEMLATNRPSSVVWCMGITQHHVGTANVRALSILQLALGNIGKPGGGANIYRGHDNVQGATDVGPNGDSLPGYYGIAEGAWKHFAAVWGVDYEWIKSRFGSKELMEKPGITVSRWFDAVNEKPEYVDQPSNLRAVFYWGHAPNSQTRLPDMKAAMQKLDMLVVIDPYPSMTASMHGRTDGVYLLPAASQFETSGSCTASNRSIQWRERVIMPLFECKTDHEIMYLFAKKLGFHNELCKNIKVVLNEPVIEDVLREINRSCWTIGYTGCSPERLKLHMENKHTFNPTTMRADDGPCKGDYYGLPWPCWGTPEMKHPGTPILYDTNKSVAEGGLPFRANWGVEHDGESLLAADGSATKDSQLDTGYPEFDHVFLKKLGWWAELTPAEQAMAEGKNWKTDLSGGIIRVVIAHGCAPFGNARARCNVWNFPDPIPVHREPLATPRRDLVATYPTYDDKANFWRLPTLYKSVQAVDYSKEFPLIMTSGRLVEYEGGGEETRSNPWLAELQQNMFIELNPRDAAQIGALTGEYVWVETPTGARLKMMAMVTERVPIGLVWMPFHFGGWWMGEDLERHYPEGAAPTVRGEACNTGWTYGYDTVTMMQETKVSLCRVLRA; the protein is encoded by the coding sequence ATGTCCTTAGTAAAATCCGTCCGCGACAGCGGACTCAAACGGCGCCGCTTCCTGGTGGGGGCCGGCGTTGCCGCCGGGGCCGGGGCCCTGGCCCGTCAGCTGCCGCTGAACGTGATCGAACCGGCCAGGGCCGAGCAGGAGGTGCCCGGCGCCCCGGTGCCCACCGAGATCAAGCGCACCATCTGCAGCCACTGCTCGGTGGGCTGCTCGGTCGACGCGGTGGTCGCCAACGGCGTCTGGGTGCGCCAGGAAGCCGCCTTCGATTCGCCGATCAACATGGGCGCGCACTGCGCCAAAGGGGCCTCGGTGCGCGAGCACGCCTTCGGCGAGCACCGCCTGCGCTACCCGATGAAGCTGGTCAACGGCAAGTATCAGCGCATTTCCTGGGACCAGGCCATCAACGAGATCGGCGACAAGCTCATCGAACTGCGCCAGAACGCCGGGCCCGACGCGCTGATGTTGATCGGCAGCTCCAAGCACAACAACGAACAATCCTACCTGCTGCGCAAGTGGGCCGCATTCTGGGGCTCCAACAACTGCGACCACCAGGCGCGCATCTGCCACTCGACCACGGTGGCGGGCGTGGCCCAGACCTTCGGTTACGGGGCCATGACCAACTCGTTCAATGACCTGCACCACAGCAAGGCGGTGCTGTTCATCGGTTCGAACCCGGCCGAGGCGCATCCGATCTCGATGCTGCACTTCCTGCACGCCAAGGAACTGGGTGCGAAGATGATCGTCATCGACCCGCGCTTCACCCGCACCGCGCGCTTCGCCCACCACTACGTGCGGGTGCGGCCGGGCACCGACATTCCGCTGGTGTGGGGCATACTCTGGCATATCTTCCAGAACGGCTGGGAAGACAAGGAGTTCATCGCGAACCGTACCTACGGCATGGAAGACGTGCGCAAGGAAGTCGCCAAATGGACGCCCGACAAGGTCTCGGACGTCACCGGCGTGCCCGAAGCCACGGTGCGCATCGCCGCCGAAATGCTTGCCACCAACCGGCCCTCGTCGGTGGTCTGGTGCATGGGCATCACCCAGCACCACGTCGGCACCGCCAATGTGCGTGCCCTGTCCATCCTGCAATTAGCACTTGGTAACATCGGCAAGCCGGGCGGCGGCGCCAACATCTACCGCGGCCACGACAACGTGCAGGGCGCCACCGACGTCGGTCCGAACGGCGACTCGCTGCCGGGCTACTACGGCATCGCCGAAGGCGCCTGGAAGCACTTCGCCGCGGTCTGGGGCGTCGACTACGAATGGATCAAATCGCGCTTCGGCTCCAAGGAGCTGATGGAAAAGCCGGGCATCACGGTGTCGCGCTGGTTCGACGCGGTCAACGAGAAGCCGGAATACGTCGACCAGCCGAGCAACCTGCGGGCCGTGTTCTACTGGGGCCACGCGCCGAACAGCCAGACCCGCCTGCCGGACATGAAGGCGGCCATGCAAAAGCTCGACATGCTGGTAGTGATCGACCCCTATCCGAGCATGACCGCGTCGATGCACGGGCGCACCGACGGGGTCTACCTGCTGCCGGCCGCCTCCCAGTTCGAGACCTCGGGTTCCTGCACCGCCTCCAACCGCAGCATTCAGTGGCGCGAGCGCGTCATCATGCCGCTGTTCGAATGCAAGACCGATCACGAGATCATGTACCTGTTCGCCAAGAAGCTGGGCTTCCACAACGAACTGTGCAAGAACATCAAGGTCGTGCTGAACGAGCCGGTAATCGAGGACGTCCTGCGCGAGATCAACCGCTCGTGCTGGACCATCGGCTACACGGGCTGCTCGCCCGAGCGCCTCAAGCTGCACATGGAGAACAAGCACACCTTCAACCCGACCACCATGCGGGCCGACGATGGACCCTGCAAGGGCGACTACTACGGACTGCCGTGGCCGTGCTGGGGCACGCCGGAAATGAAGCACCCGGGCACGCCCATCCTGTACGACACCAACAAATCGGTGGCCGAAGGCGGCCTGCCGTTCCGCGCCAACTGGGGCGTCGAGCACGACGGCGAGTCGCTGCTGGCGGCCGACGGCAGCGCCACCAAGGACAGCCAGCTCGATACCGGCTACCCCGAATTCGACCATGTGTTCCTGAAAAAGCTCGGCTGGTGGGCGGAGCTCACCCCGGCCGAGCAGGCGATGGCCGAGGGCAAGAACTGGAAGACCGACCTGTCCGGGGGCATCATCCGGGTCGTCATCGCGCACGGCTGCGCACCTTTCGGCAATGCCCGCGCGCGCTGCAACGTGTGGAACTTCCCCGATCCGATCCCGGTCCACCGCGAGCCGCTGGCGACGCCGCGCCGCGACCTGGTCGCCACCTACCCGACCTACGACGACAAGGCCAACTTCTGGCGCCTGCCGACCTTGTACAAATCGGTGCAGGCGGTCGACTACTCCAAGGAATTCCCCCTGATCATGACCTCCGGTCGCCTGGTCGAGTACGAAGGCGGCGGCGAGGAGACCCGCTCCAATCCCTGGCTGGCCGAGCTCCAGCAGAACATGTTCATCGAGCTCAATCCGCGCGATGCGGCCCAGATCGGCGCCCTTACCGGCGAGTATGTGTGGGTCGAGACCCCGACCGGGGCGCGCCTGAAGATGATGGCGATGGTCACCGAAAGGGTGCCGATCGGACTGGTGTGGATGCCTTTCCACTTCGGCGGCTGGTGGATGGGCGAGGACCTGGAGCGCCACTATCCGGAAGGCGCCGCGCCGACCGTGCGCGGCGAAGCCTGCAACACGGGCTGGACCTACGGCTACGACACCGTGACGATGATGCAGGAAACCAAAGTATCGCTGTGCCGGGTGCTGCGCGCCTAG
- a CDS encoding 4Fe-4S binding protein, with protein MNIRFTDNPPIDPVREGRDAQARRAAIQAADAIPVFEPAVTVDYRSAGRSLVVGSAAHALPLADRIAGVLPVTVLLLDSQDEFPLRPYPVHQARTVAVAGWLGAFEARWQAPGQAVGQGRFDLVLDLCPSRLIPSHQRPHGYYAPGDGEAARLAAGEAMLDMVGDFEKPKYFAYKERSCAHGRNGQKGCSACIEICSAQAIADDGDRIKVNPYLCAGCGACSTVCPTGAISYAFPPAALTGKRMQAALRCYREAGGEDPVFLLHDPEHGAELLAALGDAVPGRVIPLALQHTASTGIDVWFGAVAYGAAGIAILTTGNEAPQYLAALDQQMTIGQAVLDGLGYDGPHFQLLQAGAPEELAVALRHAPRGRVPSEPAVFHLANDKRNTLDYALEHLHRHAPLKPEAVTLPPGAPFGAVEVNRGACSLCMSCVGACPAGALQDGQGAPLLRFIEKNCVQCGLCASTCPENAISLAPRLSFAETRGQAVVLNESRPFHCIRCDKPFGTLQMVENMLGRLASHPAFSGHLDRLRMCGDCRVIDMMEPRDEMRVTSLKRS; from the coding sequence ATGAACATCCGCTTTACCGACAATCCGCCGATCGATCCGGTACGGGAAGGCCGCGACGCGCAGGCCCGGCGCGCCGCGATCCAGGCCGCCGACGCCATTCCGGTGTTCGAGCCCGCCGTCACGGTGGATTACCGCTCGGCCGGCCGCAGCCTGGTGGTCGGCTCGGCCGCGCACGCCCTGCCATTGGCCGACCGGATCGCAGGCGTGCTGCCGGTCACCGTCCTGCTGCTCGACAGCCAGGACGAGTTCCCGCTGCGCCCGTATCCGGTGCACCAGGCCCGCACCGTGGCGGTCGCCGGCTGGCTGGGCGCCTTCGAGGCGCGCTGGCAGGCGCCCGGCCAGGCGGTCGGACAGGGCCGCTTCGACCTGGTGCTCGACCTCTGTCCGAGCCGCCTGATCCCCAGCCACCAGCGCCCGCACGGCTACTACGCGCCCGGCGACGGGGAAGCGGCCCGCCTCGCCGCGGGCGAGGCCATGCTCGACATGGTCGGCGACTTCGAAAAGCCCAAGTATTTCGCCTACAAGGAGCGCAGCTGCGCCCACGGCCGCAACGGCCAGAAAGGCTGCAGCGCCTGCATCGAGATCTGCTCGGCCCAGGCGATCGCCGACGACGGCGACCGGATCAAGGTCAACCCCTACCTGTGCGCCGGTTGCGGCGCCTGCTCCACGGTCTGCCCGACCGGCGCCATCAGCTACGCCTTCCCGCCGGCCGCGCTCACCGGCAAGCGCATGCAGGCGGCCCTGCGTTGCTACCGCGAAGCGGGCGGCGAAGACCCGGTGTTCCTGCTGCACGATCCCGAGCATGGCGCGGAGCTGCTGGCTGCGCTGGGCGACGCGGTTCCCGGCCGGGTGATTCCGCTGGCGTTGCAGCACACCGCCTCGACCGGCATCGACGTCTGGTTCGGCGCGGTGGCCTACGGGGCAGCCGGCATCGCGATCCTGACGACCGGCAACGAAGCGCCCCAGTACCTCGCCGCCCTCGACCAGCAGATGACGATCGGGCAAGCGGTGCTCGATGGCCTCGGTTATGACGGCCCGCATTTCCAGTTGCTGCAGGCCGGCGCGCCCGAAGAGCTGGCCGTGGCCCTGCGCCACGCGCCGCGCGGCCGGGTGCCATCCGAGCCGGCCGTGTTCCACCTGGCGAACGACAAGCGCAACACGCTCGACTACGCGCTCGAGCACCTGCACCGCCATGCGCCGCTCAAGCCGGAGGCGGTGACGCTGCCGCCGGGCGCTCCGTTCGGCGCGGTCGAGGTGAACCGCGGCGCCTGCAGCCTGTGCATGTCCTGCGTCGGTGCCTGCCCGGCGGGCGCGCTGCAGGACGGGCAGGGTGCGCCGCTGCTGCGCTTCATCGAGAAGAACTGCGTCCAGTGCGGCCTGTGCGCCAGCACCTGCCCGGAGAACGCCATCAGCCTGGCGCCGCGCCTGTCCTTCGCCGAGACGCGCGGCCAGGCGGTGGTGCTCAACGAGTCCCGGCCCTTCCACTGCATCCGCTGCGACAAGCCCTTCGGCACCCTGCAGATGGTCGAGAACATGCTCGGCCGCCTGGCCTCGCACCCGGCCTTCAGCGGCCACCTCGACCGCTTGCGCATGTGCGGCGACTGCCGCGTCATCGACATGATGGAGCCGCGCGACGAGATGCGGGTCACCAGCCTCAAGCGTAGCTGA
- a CDS encoding formate dehydrogenase subunit gamma, whose protein sequence is MRANLSALRAVPARPLLSRLPLLPLLPALLALLAFALAMMSPASAGVPNEKAKPAYAEEQTVMQIEHDSVVPEPGLLDAASGRVHMDRNYLGDYGAKGELNVILQRGGNTWRHLRNGPIATIAGIILLAVPLLIFVFYRAIGPAREEPATGRRIKRFSAWERQVHWATAYSFIALAITGIVIMYGKAIMLPWMGHTVFSWVALISKYLHNFVGPLFIVCSVLMFITFLRRNFFNRQDWQWVKQGGGLVSHKHVPAGFFNAGEKAWFWLGVTLLGLVMSITGLVLDFGNFGQTRYIMQIANYLHVAGATLYIAAAMGHIYIGTWGTPGAYQAMREGTVDESWAQAHHGIWYEQVKNGTAPGTQPDGGVPRGPAPRPGPAH, encoded by the coding sequence ATGCGAGCCAATCTGTCCGCCCTGCGCGCCGTACCGGCACGGCCGCTGCTGTCCCGGCTGCCGCTTTTGCCGCTTCTGCCGGCGCTGCTGGCGCTGCTGGCGTTCGCGCTAGCGATGATGTCGCCGGCCTCGGCCGGGGTACCGAACGAGAAGGCCAAGCCCGCGTATGCCGAAGAGCAGACGGTCATGCAGATCGAGCACGATTCCGTGGTGCCCGAACCAGGCTTGCTCGACGCCGCCTCCGGCCGGGTGCACATGGACCGCAACTATCTCGGCGACTACGGTGCAAAGGGCGAGCTGAACGTCATCCTGCAGCGCGGCGGCAATACCTGGCGCCACCTGCGCAACGGACCGATCGCGACCATCGCCGGCATCATCCTGCTGGCGGTGCCGCTCCTGATCTTCGTGTTCTACCGCGCCATCGGCCCGGCCCGCGAAGAGCCGGCCACGGGACGACGGATCAAACGCTTCAGCGCCTGGGAGCGCCAGGTGCACTGGGCCACGGCCTACAGCTTCATCGCGCTGGCCATCACCGGCATCGTCATCATGTACGGGAAAGCGATCATGCTGCCGTGGATGGGGCATACGGTGTTCTCGTGGGTGGCGCTCATCTCGAAATACCTGCACAACTTCGTCGGGCCGCTGTTCATCGTCTGCTCGGTGCTGATGTTCATCACCTTCTTGCGCCGTAATTTCTTCAATCGCCAGGACTGGCAGTGGGTCAAGCAGGGCGGCGGCCTGGTGTCGCACAAGCACGTGCCGGCCGGGTTCTTCAATGCGGGCGAGAAGGCCTGGTTCTGGCTCGGCGTGACCTTGCTGGGCCTGGTCATGTCGATTACCGGCCTGGTGCTGGACTTCGGCAATTTCGGCCAGACCCGCTACATCATGCAAATTGCCAACTACCTGCACGTGGCGGGCGCCACGCTCTACATAGCCGCCGCCATGGGACACATCTACATCGGCACCTGGGGCACCCCGGGCGCCTACCAGGCCATGCGTGAAGGCACGGTCGACGAATCCTGGGCCCAGGCCCACCATGGAATCTGGTACGAACAGGTCAAGAACGGGACGGCCCCGGGCACGCAGCCGGACGGCGGCGTGCCGCGCGGCCCGGCGCCGCGCCCGGGACCGGCCCACTGA
- a CDS encoding 4Fe-4S dicluster domain-containing protein, whose product MKFICDTERCIDCNGCVTACKNEHELAWGINRRRVVTINDGIPGERSVSVACMHCTDAPCLAVCPTNCIYHTEDGIVLHSKDQCIGCGYCFYACPFGAPQFPESSVFNHRGKMDKCTFCAGGPEPDTSQAEFEKYGRNRIAEGKLPACAEQCGTKALLGGEANQIADIYRQRVETRGYGPELWGWKIAYGRPKRGGQIKVQGDYPRENQLLGDTQNDPGRFPQ is encoded by the coding sequence ATGAAATTTATTTGCGACACAGAGCGCTGTATCGATTGCAACGGCTGTGTGACGGCCTGCAAGAACGAGCATGAGCTCGCGTGGGGCATCAACCGGCGCCGCGTGGTGACGATCAACGACGGCATCCCCGGCGAGCGCTCGGTGTCGGTGGCCTGCATGCACTGCACCGACGCGCCCTGCCTGGCGGTGTGTCCCACCAACTGCATCTACCACACCGAGGACGGCATCGTCCTGCACAGCAAGGACCAGTGCATCGGATGCGGCTACTGCTTCTACGCCTGTCCCTTCGGCGCCCCGCAATTCCCGGAAAGCAGCGTCTTCAACCACCGCGGCAAGATGGACAAGTGCACCTTCTGCGCCGGCGGCCCGGAACCGGACACCTCGCAGGCCGAATTCGAGAAGTATGGCCGCAACCGCATCGCCGAGGGCAAGCTGCCGGCCTGCGCCGAGCAGTGCGGCACCAAGGCCCTGCTGGGCGGCGAAGCCAACCAGATCGCCGACATCTACCGCCAGCGGGTCGAGACCCGCGGCTATGGCCCGGAACTATGGGGCTGGAAGATCGCCTACGGCCGGCCCAAGCGCGGCGGCCAGATCAAGGTCCAGGGCGACTATCCGCGCGAAAACCAGCTGCTGGGCGACACCCAGAACGATCCGGGGAGGTTCCCGCAATGA
- a CDS encoding formate dehydrogenase — protein MEQHPQAQETGQDGTPAGSGPGAPDPTRRNFLKAAPLGALAVVAGSAGADEAPAAPAAAAPAVKRGYHETAHIRRYYETAAYW, from the coding sequence ATGGAACAGCATCCGCAAGCACAGGAAACCGGGCAAGACGGCACGCCGGCAGGGAGCGGCCCCGGCGCGCCGGACCCGACCCGCCGCAACTTCCTGAAGGCCGCGCCGCTGGGCGCACTGGCCGTGGTGGCAGGCAGCGCCGGCGCGGACGAAGCGCCGGCCGCGCCGGCGGCGGCGGCGCCCGCGGTCAAGCGCGGCTACCACGAAACCGCGCACATTCGCCGTTACTACGAGACCGCCGCCTACTGGTGA
- a CDS encoding DUF3305 domain-containing protein: MKMGSLPIAVIMQRRSLAHPWADEAWEAVGVVPDRGELPRMQVLSTSSERDYYLVSGLELELYTDENDGYYENCMAPESKVFVLWRMEEGRAMPVRASVSYVEGTRMFDSGEQADGVAMPAEIYAWVAGYLREHYQPKPRSRRGREHG, translated from the coding sequence ATGAAAATGGGAAGCCTGCCGATCGCGGTGATCATGCAGCGCCGCAGCCTTGCGCACCCTTGGGCCGACGAAGCCTGGGAGGCGGTCGGCGTGGTGCCCGACCGCGGCGAACTGCCGCGCATGCAGGTGCTCAGCACGAGTTCCGAGCGCGACTATTACCTGGTCTCCGGCCTCGAGCTCGAGCTCTACACCGACGAGAACGACGGCTACTACGAAAACTGCATGGCGCCCGAATCGAAGGTATTCGTGCTGTGGCGCATGGAAGAGGGCAGGGCCATGCCGGTGCGCGCCTCGGTCAGCTACGTGGAGGGCACCCGCATGTTCGATTCCGGCGAGCAGGCCGATGGCGTCGCGATGCCGGCAGAAATCTATGCCTGGGTAGCCGGCTACCTGCGCGAGCACTACCAGCCGAAACCGCGGTCGCGCCGGGGCCGCGAGCACGGATGA
- a CDS encoding DUF3306 domain-containing protein: MPNEGFLRRWSRLKSSGGDAEPVTAPLHAPAAAPAPALQPEPPDARRQDGAPPPQPPLPTLEDVARLTPDADFSAFVARGVDKSVQRLALKKLFSDPHFNAIDGLDIYMRDYNQASPLTPDMLASLKHAPGVLDRLLGDRQEAEAGPADALALEDAPGPQAGPEQEQEQEQEHYTIPTSTQQGNA; this comes from the coding sequence ATGCCGAATGAAGGATTCTTGCGGCGCTGGTCGCGGCTGAAGTCGAGCGGCGGCGACGCCGAGCCGGTGACCGCGCCGCTCCATGCCCCTGCCGCCGCCCCTGCACCCGCCCTGCAGCCCGAACCGCCTGACGCTCGCCGTCAGGACGGCGCGCCGCCGCCGCAGCCACCCTTGCCGACGCTGGAAGACGTCGCCCGGCTCACCCCGGACGCCGATTTCTCCGCCTTCGTGGCAAGGGGTGTCGACAAGTCGGTGCAGCGTCTGGCACTCAAGAAACTGTTCAGCGATCCGCATTTCAATGCGATCGACGGTCTCGACATCTACATGCGCGACTACAACCAGGCCTCGCCGCTCACGCCGGACATGCTGGCTTCGCTCAAGCATGCGCCAGGCGTCCTGGACCGGCTGCTGGGCGACCGGCAGGAGGCCGAGGCCGGGCCGGCCGACGCGCTGGCGCTGGAAGATGCGCCGGGGCCGCAAGCCGGACCGGAGCAGGAGCAGGAGCAGGAGCAGGAACACTACACGATACCGACGTCCACACAACAAGGGAACGCATGA
- a CDS encoding molecular chaperone TorD family protein: MPLSGEDQARADLYALLSRLLLAAPGARLLEALAHADPILSAGGDPALEQAWEALTLASGVMDPDAVSEEFDALFVSVGMPPLNPYGSRYLSGYLNDAPLAALRADLARLGIGRVRDAGEFEDHLGALCETMRVLIAGAPAQSGTIARQPVERQQAFFEAHLAPWYARCLDDIAGADGANYYRLVARLAAAFLAIEAEAFAVGAASPEASALDPVI; the protein is encoded by the coding sequence ATGCCGCTGTCCGGTGAAGACCAGGCGCGTGCCGACCTGTACGCGCTGCTGTCGCGCCTGCTGCTGGCGGCGCCGGGCGCCCGCCTGCTGGAGGCGCTCGCGCACGCCGACCCCATCCTGTCGGCCGGGGGCGATCCGGCGCTCGAGCAGGCCTGGGAGGCGCTGACGCTCGCCTCCGGCGTCATGGACCCGGACGCCGTCTCCGAAGAATTCGATGCCCTCTTCGTCAGCGTCGGCATGCCGCCGCTGAACCCCTACGGCTCGCGCTACCTGTCCGGCTACCTGAACGACGCGCCGCTGGCGGCCCTGCGCGCCGACCTGGCGCGCCTCGGCATCGGGCGGGTGCGCGACGCCGGCGAATTCGAAGACCACCTGGGCGCCCTGTGCGAGACGATGCGCGTGCTGATCGCCGGCGCACCCGCGCAGTCCGGCACGATCGCGCGCCAGCCGGTCGAACGCCAGCAGGCCTTCTTCGAGGCGCACCTCGCGCCCTGGTATGCGCGCTGCCTGGACGACATCGCGGGCGCCGACGGCGCCAACTACTATCGGCTGGTGGCACGGCTGGCCGCCGCCTTCCTCGCCATCGAAGCGGAGGCCTTCGCGGTCGGGGCGGCGTCCCCGGAAGCATCGGCCCTGGATCCGGTAATTTGA
- a CDS encoding DUF2474 domain-containing protein, whose protein sequence is MDRPHRRTRPGVPRREWMRRLAWLVALWLGGVLTLGAVAYVIRVFMHALGMR, encoded by the coding sequence ATGGACCGGCCGCACCGGCGGACGCGCCCGGGCGTGCCCCGCCGCGAATGGATGCGGCGGCTGGCCTGGCTGGTGGCGCTCTGGCTCGGCGGCGTGTTGACGCTGGGGGCGGTCGCCTATGTGATCCGGGTGTTCATGCATGCGCTCGGCATGCGCTAG